Proteins encoded by one window of Arachis ipaensis cultivar K30076 chromosome B04, Araip1.1, whole genome shotgun sequence:
- the LOC107638802 gene encoding putative E3 ubiquitin-protein ligase LIN — MSSLKNHNNNNNNWHSPMASSFAELLPSDDGASHKKKLSLPSYICHDPRSVASSRHKSEKSTVRSGSSSSQFKRPGSASERSNSKSLVAEDSRMDEVAIGAVMKILSGYIGRYVKDELFRRKIRERCSSVMERRRREDSNDEVFENLEMGMGKVDKLVEDHGRMRQVMLIKSLKNSIEILTIIVASSLNAKDSHLSACAQIYLAIAYKMLKKERVSSKHLLQVFCDSPSMARTYLIPDLWEHLFLPHLLHLKIWYNKEIESLSNEDHGDNKRKMKVLSKVYNEKMDAGTSLFALYYKQWLKVGATEPPLPVVSLPSMPSCRSSSRRKSSDSLVSNSSINPNLYKAVFGPKLEQQPTGPDEQKGAIVIYKGSEINDKIYGDEYRSSSQRERDVYMGRSSIQDDKNHGQLWPESQRLDYFQCFSCRNIPTEGLENSNYRSKNIASIRRGGINSLSSDLVGAIAIICSSDILSECESAIRVVTSAWLRSPGDPLIVEALTQHSVVEAMLEVLFASSEDEILELIISILAELVARSDAIRQIILNSDPQLELFVKLLRSTSLFLKAAVLLYLSKPQAKQMLSSEWVPLVLRVLEFGDKLQTLFTVQCSPQVAAFYFLDQLLTGFNEDKNLENARQVLSLGGLTLLMRRIEDGEIHERNKAALIISCCIQAEGSCRCFLADNINKSSLLELIVLGNKQSSSAFAFSVLVELLCLDRRMKVLNFLKGLKDGWSGLNIMHIVYIYLKKAPPEECPLVAVIILLLDLMEDPFKSSLYRAEAIEALISALNCQTCNDRVQDQSSRALHLLGGHFSYTGESLLEKSLLHKAGFREICLEDSFVAKGIFVYDSIHKNKKEEEIESWQQKVGCVLLKCGNKKLISALGECMANGTPSVARASLITISWMSSYLHLVEDKRLPPMAFSILTPHLIQSLNHDKDVEERVLASYSLLCLIKNSGFLPSLDKDSLRHLKNLSLVTWTANELISIFSKGSLHSRQQ; from the exons atgtcATCATTGAAaaaccataataataataataataattggcaTTCACCAATGGCTTCTTCCTTTGCTGAACTTCTTCCCTCAGATGATGGAGCCTCACACAAGAAGAAGCTATCACTTCCTTCATACATATGTCATGATCCTAGAAGTGTTGCTTCATCAAGGCACAAGTCAGAGAAATCCACT GTAAGAAGTGGCTCTTCTTCATCTCAGTTCAAGAGGCCTGGTTCAGCTTCTGAGAGATCAAACTCTAAGTCTCTGGTGGCAGAAGATTCAAGAATGGATGAAGTTGCTATTGGAGCAGTGATGAAAATCCTCAGTGGCTACATTGGAAGATATGTAAAAGATGAACTTTTCAGGAGAAAAATCAGGGAAAGATGCAGTTCTGTgatggagagaagaagaagagaggactCAAATGATGAGGTTTTTGAGAATTTGGAAATGGGCATGGGGAAAGTTGATAAATTGGTAGAAGATCATGGAAGAATGAGGCAAGTTATGTTGATCAAAAGCTTGAAGAATTCCATTGAGATATTAACCATAATAGTTGCTTCCTCTTTGAATGCTAAAGATTCTCATCTTTCTGCTTGTGCTCAAATTTACTTGGCAATAGCTTATAAGATGTTGAAGAAAGAGAGAGTTTCCTCAAAGCATTTACTTCAAGTGTTTTGTGATTCTCCAAGTATGGCTAGAACATACCTGATTCCTGATCTTTGGGAGCACTTGTTTCTTCCCCATCTTCTCCATCTCAAAATTTGGTATAACAAGGAGATTGAGTCTCTTTCAAATGAAGATCATGGTGATAACAAAAGGAAAATGAAGGTGTTGAGCAAAGTCTACAATGAAAAAATGGATGCTGGAACTAGTCTCTTTGCTTTGTACTACAAGCAATGGCTGAAAGTTGGGGCCACAGAACCTCCTCTTCCTGTTGTATCATTGCCATCAATGCCAAGTTGTAGATCATCATCAAGAAGAAAATCTTCAGATTCTTTGGTTTCAAATTCCTCAATCAATCCAAACTT ATATAAGGCAGTGTTTGGCCCCAAACTGGAGCAGCAACCTACTGGTCCAGATGAACAAAAAGGAGCCATTGTAATTTATAAGGGCTcagagattaatgataaaatttATGGAGATGAATACAGGAGCTCATCTCAG AGAGAAAGAGATGTATATATGGGAAGATCATCAATCCAAGATGACAAGAATCATGGTCAATTATGGCCCGAGTCCCAGAGATTGGACTATTTCCAGTGCTTTTCTTGCAGGAACATACCTACAGAAGGATTGGAAAACAGCAACTACAGATCCAAGAACATTGCTTCAATCAGAAGGGGAGGAATAAATTCTCTTTCAAGTGATTTGGTTGGAGCTATTGCAATTATATGTTCATCTGATATCCTAAGTGAATGCGAATCGGCTATTCGTGTGGTTACCTCAGCTTGGTTGAGGTCTCCTGGTGATCCGCTCATTGTAGAAGCATTAACACAACATAGTGTAGTTGAAGCTATGTTAGAGGTGCTATTTGCCTCATCTGAAGATGAAATTCTAGAATTGATTATATCAATTTTAGCTGAATTAGTAGCAAGGAGCGACGCGATTCGACAAATTATACTGAACTCTGATCCACAACTAGAATTGTTTGTGAAACTTCTGAGAAGCACTAGTCTGTTTCTGAAAGCCGCGGTTCTGCTTTATCTATCAAAGCCGCAGGCAAAACAAATGTTATCATCAGAATGGGTGCCATTAGTACTTAGAGTGTTGGAGTTTGGAGACAAACTGCAGACCCTTTTCACAGTGCAATGCAGTCCTCAAGTTGCAGCATTTTACTTTCTTGATCAACTTCTCACCGGTTTCAATGAAGATAAGAATCTGGAGAATGCAAGGCAAGTTCTTTCACTTGGGGGATTGACACTGCTTATGAGAAGAattgaagatggagagattcatgaaAGAAACAAAGCTGCTTTGATAATTTCCTGTTGTATACAAGCTGAAGGAAGCTGTAGATGCTTCTTAGCTGATAATATAAATAAGTCATCTTTGCTAGAACTCATTGTTCTTGGAAACAAACAAAGTTCAAGCGCTTTCGCCTTTTCCGTGTTAGTTGAGTTGCTCTGCCTAGATAG AAGAATGAAGGTTTTGAACTTCTTGAAAGGGCTTAAAGATGGATGGAGTGGATTAAACATCATGCACATTGTATACATTTACCTCAAGAAAGCTCCACCTGAAGAATGCCCTTTAGTTGCAGTGATAATATTGCTGCTTGATCTTATG GAAGATCCTTTCAAAAGTAGCTTATACAGAGCAGAAGCAATTGAGGCACTTATATCTGCTTTAAATTGCCAAACATGCAATGATAGAGTTCAAGATCAATCATCCAGAGCTTTACACTTACTTGGAGGCCACTTTTCCTACACAGGAGAATCACTATTGGAAAAATCACTTTTACATAAAGCAGGTTTTAGGGAGATTTGCTTAGAAGATTCCTTCGTCGCCAAGGGAATCTTCGTTTATGATTCGATTCACAAG aacaagaaggaagaagaaattgAGAGTTGGCAACAAAAAGTAGGTTGTGTGTTGTTAAAATGTGGAAACAAGAAGTTGATATCAGCACTTGGAGAATGCATGGCAAATGGAACACCAAGTGTAGCAAGAGCAAGCCTTATAACTATTTCATGGATGAGCAGCTACCTCCACTTGGTTGAAGATAAAAGGTTGCCACCAATGGCTTTCTCAATCTTAACCCCACACTTGATACAATCCTTGAATCATGACAAAGATGTTGAGGAAAGAGTTCTAGCTTCATATTCATTGCTttgcctcattaaaaattcag GATTCCTTCCATCATTGGATAAAGACTCACTAAGACACCTCAAAAATCTCTCCCTAGTGACATGGACTGCCAATGAACTCATCTCAATCTTCTCAAAAGGGAGCTTGCATTCAAGAcaacaataa
- the LOC107638803 gene encoding regulatory protein NPR3: MANSAEPSSSLSFTLSSHLSNGSVSHNICPSFGADPGHNLDVISLSKLSSNLEQLLIDPACDYSDAEIIVEEIPVGVHQCILASRSKFFHELFKSEKGSSDKEGKLKYSMSDLLPYGNVGYEAFQIFLGYVYTGKLKPSPMEVSTCVDNVCAHAACRPAINFAVELMYASSIFQIPELVSLFQRRLLNFVGKALVEDVIPILMVAFHCKLSQLVTQCVDRVVRSDIDQISIEKELPYELVEKVKLLRQNQQQDMETDASVDVPVVDPLCLKRITRIHKALDSDDVELVKLLLNESDITLDKANALHYATAYCDPKVVSEVLSLGLADVNLRNSRGYSVLHIAAMRKEPSIIVSLLSKGACASDLTSDGQSAVSICRRLTRPKDYHAKTEQGKETNKDRICIDVLEREMRRNPLAGDATTSSHTMADDLHMKLLYLENRVAFARLFFPSEAKLAMDIAHAETTSEFAGLSASKGSNGNLREVDLNETPIVQNKRLLSRMEALMKTVEMGRRYFPHCSEVLDKFMEDDLPDLFYLEKGTQEEQRIKRTRFMELKDDVHKAFTKDKAEFSRSGISSSSSSSSLRDSVHYNKARKV, from the exons ATGGCTAATTCAGCTGAACCCTCTTCGTCTTTGAGCTTTACATTGTCTTCGCACTTATCGAATGGCTCTGTTAGCCACAACATATGTCCCTCCTTCGGTGCTGATCCTGGACATAACCTTGATGTTATCAGTTTGAGTAAGCTTAGCTCCAATTTGGAGCAGCTTTTGATTGATCCTGCTTGTGACTATAGTGATGCCGAGATCATTGTGGAAGAAATTCCGGTCGGTGTTCATCAATGCATTCTGGCCTCTAGAAGTAAGTTCTTCCATGAATTGTTCAAGAGtgaaaaaggatcttcagataaaGAAGGGAAATTGAAGTACTCCATGAGTGATTTATTGCCTTATGGCAATGTTGGATATGAAGCTTTTCAAATTTTCCTTGGTTATGTGTATACCGGTAAACTCAAGCCTTCTCCAATGGAGGTGTCAACATGTGTTGACAATGTGTGTGCACATGCTGCTTGTAGACCTGCAATTAACTTTGCTGTGGAGTTGATGTATGCATCTTCCATTTTTCAAATACCGGAGCTGGTATCGCTTTTCCAG CGACGTCTTCTTAACTTTGTAGGGAAGGCTCTTGTGGAAGATGTCATCCCAATCCTCATGGTTGCTTTCCATTGTAAATTGAGTCAGCTTGTCACTCAGTGTGTCGACAGGGTGGTACGCTCAGACATTGACCAGATCTCAATCGAGAAGGAGCTTCCCTATGAGCTCGTGGAAAAGGTTAAGTTGCTCCGCCAAAACCAACAGCAAGATATGGAAACCGATGCTTCTGTAGATGTTCCTGTAGTTGATCCTTTGTGTCTAAAACGGATCACTAGAATACATAAAGCATTGGACTCGGATGATGTTGAGCTTGTTAAACTTCTTTTAAACGAGTCAGACATTACATTAGATAAAGCCAATGCTCTCCATTATGCTACAGCATACTGTGATCCCAAGGTTGTTTCCGAGGTACTTAGTTTGGGTCTGGCTGATGTAAACCTTCGGAATTCTCGGGGGTACTCGGTGCTTCATATAGCCGCCATGCGTAAAGAACCTTCTATTATAGTATCACTTCTCTCAAAAGGAGCTTGTGCATCGGATTTGACTTCGGATGGCCAGAGTGCTGTTAGTATTTGCAGGAGGTTGACAAGGCCAAAGGATTATCATGCGAAAACAGAACAGGGGAAGGAGACAAACAAAGATAGAATATGCATCGATGTTCTTGAAAGAGAAATGAGAAGGAATCCATTGGCTGGGGATGCTACAACTTCTTCCCATACAATGGCCGACGATCTACACATGAAGCTACTATACCTGGAGAACAGAG TGGCATTTGCAAGATTGTTCTTCCCTTCAGAAGCAAAACTAGCCATGGACATTGCTCATGCGGAGACAACTTCCGAGTTCGCTGGTCTTTCTGCTTCGAAAGGTTCAAATGGCAACCTAAGGGAAGTAGATCTCAACGAGACACCGATCGTGCAAAACAAAAGACTTCTTTCTAGGATGGAAGCCCTTATGAAAACAG TCGAGATGGGGAGGCGCTACTTTCCGCATTGCTCGGAAGTACTGGATAAGTTCATGGAGGATGACCTCCCCGACTTGTTCTACCTCGAGAAGGGAACCCAAGAAGAGCAGCGAATCAAGAGGACGCGCTTCATGGAGCTCAAAGACGATGTCCACAAGGCTTTCACCAAGGACAAGGCCGAGTTTAGCCGCTCCGGAATTTCGTcctcttcatcctcatcatcccTCAGAGATTCTGTACATTACAACAAGGCTAGAAAAGTGTGA